One stretch of Priestia megaterium DNA includes these proteins:
- the lpdA gene encoding dihydrolipoyl dehydrogenase, producing the protein MVVGDFPIETDTLVIGAGPGGYVAAIRAAQLGQKVTIVEKGNLGGVCLNVGCIPSKALIAAGHRFEHAKHSEDMGIIAENVTVDFSKVQEFKNGVVNKLTGGVEGLLKGNKVDIVKGEAYFVDSETVRVMDENSAQTYKFKNAILATGSRPIEIPGFKFSERVINSTGALALKEVPKKLVVIGGGYIGTELGTAFANFGTEVTFVEAADEILAGFEKQMSSLVKRNLKKKGNVEIYTKAMAKGVEETADGVQVTFEVGGESKVIDADYVLVTVGRRPNTDELGLEQVGVKMTDRGLIEIDNQTRTSVSNIFAIGDIVTGPPLAHKASYEGKIAAEVIAGEPAEIDYLGIPAVVFSEPELASVGYTEAQAKEEGLAVKASKFPFAANGRALALNAAEGFLKLITRKEDGVVVGAQIAGPSASDMIAELGLAIEAGVTAEDIALTIHAHPTLGEITMEAAEVAIGSPIHIVK; encoded by the coding sequence ATGGTAGTAGGAGATTTCCCAATCGAAACTGATACTCTTGTCATTGGTGCTGGCCCTGGTGGCTATGTTGCAGCAATTCGTGCAGCTCAATTAGGTCAAAAAGTTACAATCGTAGAAAAAGGTAACCTTGGAGGCGTATGCTTAAACGTTGGTTGTATTCCTTCAAAAGCATTAATCGCTGCAGGTCACCGTTTTGAACACGCTAAACATTCTGAAGACATGGGGATTATCGCTGAGAATGTAACAGTTGATTTCTCTAAAGTTCAAGAATTCAAAAACGGCGTTGTAAACAAACTTACTGGCGGTGTTGAAGGCCTTCTTAAAGGTAACAAAGTTGACATCGTAAAAGGTGAAGCTTACTTCGTTGACAGCGAAACTGTACGTGTAATGGATGAAAATTCTGCACAAACGTACAAATTCAAAAATGCTATCCTTGCAACTGGTTCTCGTCCAATCGAGATCCCTGGATTCAAATTCTCTGAGCGCGTAATCAACTCTACAGGTGCATTAGCGCTTAAAGAAGTTCCTAAAAAATTAGTTGTAATCGGCGGAGGTTACATCGGTACTGAGCTTGGTACTGCTTTTGCTAACTTCGGTACAGAAGTTACATTTGTAGAAGCTGCTGATGAAATCTTAGCTGGTTTTGAAAAACAAATGAGTTCACTTGTTAAACGTAACCTTAAGAAAAAAGGAAACGTTGAAATCTATACAAAAGCAATGGCTAAAGGTGTTGAAGAAACTGCTGACGGCGTACAAGTTACGTTTGAAGTAGGCGGAGAGTCAAAAGTAATCGATGCTGACTACGTATTAGTTACTGTAGGTCGTCGTCCTAACACTGATGAGCTTGGTCTTGAGCAAGTTGGCGTTAAAATGACTGACCGTGGTCTTATCGAAATCGATAACCAAACTCGTACATCTGTAAGCAACATCTTTGCAATTGGTGATATCGTAACTGGACCACCACTTGCACACAAAGCTTCTTACGAAGGTAAAATCGCAGCTGAAGTAATCGCTGGCGAACCTGCGGAAATTGACTACTTAGGAATTCCAGCAGTTGTATTCTCTGAGCCTGAGCTTGCATCTGTAGGTTATACTGAAGCACAAGCGAAAGAAGAAGGATTAGCTGTTAAAGCTTCTAAATTCCCATTTGCTGCTAACGGACGTGCGCTTGCACTTAACGCTGCAGAAGGCTTCTTGAAGCTTATCACTCGTAAAGAAGACGGAGTAGTTGTTGGTGCTCAAATCGCTGGACCTAGCGCATCTGACATGATTGCTGAGCTTGGTCTTGCTATCGAAGCTGGCGTAACAGCTGAAGATATCGCATTAACAATTCACGCTCACCCAACATTAGGTGAAATCACAATGGAAGCTGCTGAAGTAGCTATTGGAAGCCCAATTCACATTGTAAAATAA
- a CDS encoding GapA-binding peptide SR1P, producing the protein MGTIVCQTCNCTIDHFEDEKVTRLYSTCKSGECQKADEDLD; encoded by the coding sequence ATGGGAACAATCGTATGTCAAACATGTAACTGCACAATTGATCATTTCGAAGATGAGAAAGTGACGCGATTATACTCAACATGTAAAAGCGGAGAATGTCAAAAAGCAGATGAAGATTTAGATTAA
- a CDS encoding aminotransferase class I/II-fold pyridoxal phosphate-dependent enzyme, whose amino-acid sequence MSSQFSTPLFTGLVNHAKKNPTQFHIPGHKKGNGMDPEFRSFIGDDALSIDLINIGPLDDLHQPKGIIKQAQDLAAEAFGADHTFFSVQGTSGAIMAMVMATCGPGDKIIVPRNVHKSVMSAIVFSGATPIFIHPEIDENLGISHGITSDSVEKALKQHPEAKAVLVINPTYFGISGDLRKIVEIAHSYQVPVLVDEAHGVHIHFHDDLPLSAMQAGADMAATSVHKLGGSMTQSSILNIREGLISPKRVQSILSMLTTTSTSYLLLASLDVARKRLATEGKELAERAISLAEKARKEINTIEHIRCIGREILGTKATYDLDPTKLIISVSDLGITGYDVEKWMREAHNIEVEMSDLYNILCIITPGDTEEDLSRLVTALRELSVKFHNLSETTAKPAILLPDIPVLALTPRDAFYAETEVVPFHESAGRIIAEFVMVYPPGIPIFIPGEIITEENLTYIETNLEAGLPVQGPEDFELKTFRVIKEHKAIQ is encoded by the coding sequence TTGTCTTCTCAATTTTCAACTCCATTATTTACTGGATTGGTTAATCACGCTAAAAAAAACCCAACACAATTCCATATCCCTGGACATAAAAAAGGAAATGGAATGGATCCTGAATTCCGCTCATTTATTGGCGATGATGCTTTATCTATTGATTTAATTAATATCGGTCCTCTTGATGACCTTCACCAGCCAAAAGGCATTATCAAACAAGCGCAGGATTTAGCTGCAGAAGCATTTGGTGCTGACCATACTTTTTTCTCTGTTCAAGGAACGAGCGGAGCAATTATGGCAATGGTTATGGCGACATGTGGACCTGGAGATAAAATTATCGTTCCTAGAAACGTGCATAAATCTGTTATGAGTGCGATTGTTTTTTCAGGAGCTACGCCTATTTTTATTCATCCTGAAATTGACGAAAATCTTGGCATTTCTCACGGTATTACATCGGACTCTGTAGAAAAAGCCTTAAAGCAGCACCCTGAAGCAAAAGCAGTGCTTGTTATCAATCCAACTTACTTTGGAATTTCCGGAGACCTTCGTAAAATCGTAGAAATTGCCCACTCGTATCAAGTGCCTGTACTTGTTGATGAAGCTCACGGCGTTCATATTCACTTCCATGATGATTTGCCTCTGTCTGCTATGCAGGCCGGTGCAGATATGGCAGCAACAAGCGTGCATAAATTAGGCGGCTCTATGACGCAAAGTTCAATTCTAAACATACGCGAAGGCTTAATTTCTCCAAAACGTGTACAGTCTATTTTAAGCATGCTGACAACAACATCAACATCTTATCTGCTGCTGGCTTCTTTAGATGTTGCACGAAAACGTTTAGCTACAGAAGGAAAAGAGCTGGCTGAACGTGCAATTTCTCTTGCTGAAAAAGCACGAAAAGAAATTAATACAATTGAGCATATCCGATGTATAGGCAGAGAAATTTTAGGCACAAAAGCTACGTATGATTTAGACCCTACTAAATTAATTATTTCTGTTTCAGATTTAGGAATTACGGGCTATGACGTAGAAAAATGGATGCGTGAAGCTCATAATATCGAAGTTGAAATGTCTGACCTTTATAATATTCTATGTATTATCACGCCTGGAGATACAGAAGAAGATCTGTCACGTCTGGTCACAGCTCTGCGTGAGTTATCTGTAAAATTCCATAATCTTTCTGAGACAACGGCAAAACCGGCTATTTTATTGCCTGATATTCCTGTATTGGCTTTAACACCTCGTGATGCTTTTTACGCTGAAACAGAAGTCGTACCTTTTCATGAATCGGCAGGCCGTATTATTGCGGAATTTGTGATGGTCTACCCTCCTGGTATTCCTATTTTTATTCCTGGGGAAATCATCACTGAGGAAAATTTAACCTACATTGAAACAAACTTAGAGGCAGGTTTACCAGTGCAGGGTCCGGAAGATTTTGAATTAAAAACATTTCGTGTCATTAAAGAACATAAAGCAATTCAATAA
- a CDS encoding UPF0223 family protein gives MEYQYPISLDWSTEEIIDVVKFFESIERAYEKGIERDHLMAVYRRFKEIVPSKAEEKTICNDFEDQSKYSSYRTIQKAKAASSGDIIKM, from the coding sequence GTGGAATATCAATACCCTATCTCCCTTGATTGGAGTACAGAAGAAATTATTGATGTAGTGAAGTTTTTTGAAAGCATTGAACGAGCTTATGAAAAAGGTATTGAGCGTGATCACCTAATGGCAGTCTATCGTCGATTTAAAGAAATTGTGCCAAGTAAAGCAGAAGAAAAAACAATCTGTAACGATTTTGAAGACCAAAGCAAATACTCTTCTTATCGAACGATTCAAAAAGCAAAGGCTGCTTCTTCTGGAGACATCATAAAAATGTAA
- a CDS encoding YktB family protein produces MAFSGFSQDDFNVFRIEGLDARMEAIKTTIRPKFEQLSNHFAPTLSSLCGDEMFVHIAKHARRTVNPPADTWVAFANSKRGYKKLPHFQIGLWETHVFVWFAVIYESPIKEQFGKLLKQNIEEIRQNIPTSFVWSKDHTKPDSEKMGDLSSEDLESLFERLETVKKAEILCGITIPKEEAIAMNGEEWIARIEQTFHTVTPLYELTKKAYA; encoded by the coding sequence ATGGCATTCTCAGGATTTTCACAAGATGACTTTAACGTATTCCGTATCGAGGGGCTTGATGCACGTATGGAAGCCATCAAGACAACGATACGCCCAAAATTCGAACAATTGAGCAATCATTTTGCTCCTACTCTTTCTTCACTTTGTGGAGATGAAATGTTCGTACACATTGCCAAACATGCACGAAGAACAGTTAACCCGCCAGCAGATACGTGGGTAGCCTTTGCTAACAGTAAACGCGGGTATAAAAAGCTCCCTCATTTTCAAATTGGCCTTTGGGAAACACACGTCTTTGTGTGGTTCGCCGTCATTTACGAATCACCTATTAAAGAACAATTTGGAAAGCTGCTAAAACAAAACATTGAGGAGATTCGTCAAAATATCCCAACCTCGTTTGTTTGGTCGAAAGATCATACAAAACCTGATAGTGAAAAAATGGGCGACTTATCTTCTGAAGACTTAGAGAGTTTGTTTGAACGTCTAGAGACGGTTAAAAAAGCTGAGATCCTATGCGGCATTACAATTCCAAAAGAAGAAGCGATTGCAATGAACGGCGAAGAATGGATAGCTCGTATTGAACAAACATTTCATACGGTAACTCCATTATATGAACTAACTAAAAAAGCATATGCATAA
- a CDS encoding inositol monophosphatase family protein — protein sequence MTQRWKEIDTYVKEWLKEAGQKIQQSFSKELLIQTKSNPNDLVTNMDKEIEQFFISKINETFPEHHILGEEGYGEELESEEGTIWIIDPIDGTMNFVHQQRNFAISIGIFENGVGQAGYIYDVIHNELYHALKGQGAFMNDIQLPKLEPVPVEQAIISLNATWVTENRRIDPSVLSPLVRKVRGTRSYGSAAIELAYVAAGRLDGYITLRLAPWDFAAGKVLIEEVGGVMTDLEGKPLEILEKSSVFVSKPTLHDEIFRTYLEGKWNK from the coding sequence ATGACACAACGCTGGAAAGAAATTGATACATACGTTAAAGAGTGGCTAAAAGAAGCTGGACAAAAAATTCAACAGTCGTTTAGTAAAGAACTTCTCATTCAAACGAAATCAAATCCAAATGATTTAGTAACAAATATGGATAAAGAAATTGAACAGTTTTTTATCTCGAAAATCAATGAAACCTTTCCGGAACATCATATTCTCGGAGAAGAAGGATATGGAGAAGAGCTGGAATCAGAAGAAGGAACAATTTGGATTATCGATCCAATCGACGGTACGATGAACTTTGTTCATCAGCAGCGGAATTTTGCTATTTCCATCGGTATATTTGAAAATGGTGTAGGACAAGCAGGTTATATTTATGATGTTATTCATAATGAGCTGTATCATGCTTTAAAAGGACAGGGCGCGTTTATGAATGACATCCAATTGCCGAAACTTGAACCTGTACCAGTTGAACAAGCTATTATTAGCCTAAATGCAACATGGGTGACGGAGAACCGTCGTATTGATCCTTCCGTATTAAGTCCGCTTGTGCGTAAAGTAAGAGGGACCCGTTCATATGGATCCGCAGCTATTGAGCTTGCTTACGTAGCGGCTGGACGCTTGGATGGATACATTACTTTACGTTTGGCTCCATGGGACTTTGCTGCCGGTAAAGTATTGATTGAAGAAGTTGGAGGAGTTATGACGGATTTAGAAGGAAAGCCGTTAGAGATTCTGGAAAAAAGCAGTGTATTTGTAAGCAAACCAACATTACATGACGAAATCTTTCGTACGTACCTTGAAGGAAAGTGGAATAAATAA
- a CDS encoding YlaF family protein, which yields MRNIKWVFVLYAFIATAAIMSIGIFIGEGSALGVILAIVALIVVMGLGFTTKKKMREKGQL from the coding sequence ATGAGAAACATTAAGTGGGTATTCGTTTTATATGCATTCATTGCAACTGCAGCAATTATGTCAATTGGCATATTTATCGGAGAAGGAAGCGCTCTCGGGGTCATTTTAGCTATCGTAGCTTTAATTGTTGTAATGGGCCTTGGCTTTACGACTAAGAAAAAAATGCGAGAAAAAGGGCAGCTGTAA
- the typA gene encoding translational GTPase TypA, with amino-acid sequence MNIRKDLRNIAIIAHVDHGKTTLVDKLLHQSGTFRTNEHVEERAMDSNDLERERGITILAKNTAINYKDTRINIMDTPGHADFGGEVERIMKMVDGVLLVVDAYEGCMPQTRFVLKKALEQNLTPIVVVNKIDRDFARPTEVVDEVIDLFIELGASEEQIEFPVVYASAINGTASTNPEKQDENMSSLFDSIIEHIPAPVDNSDEPLQFQVAMLDYNDYLGRIGVGRVFRGTMKVGQQVALMKLDGTVKQFRVTKLFGFLGLKRVEIEEAKAGDLIAVSGMEDINVGETVCPFDHQDALPILRIDEPTLQMTFLVNNSPFAGREGKFVTSRKIEERLMSELETDVSLRVENTDSPDVWVVSGRGELHLSILIENMRREGYEIQVSKPEVIVREIDGVRCEPVERVQIDVPEEHTGSIMESMGARKGEMVDMINNGSGQVRLIFMVPARGLIGYTTEFLSLTRGFGIINHSFDSYQPMQQGQVGGRRQGVLVSMESGKSSTYGIQGVEDRGTIFVEPGTEVYEGMIVGEHTRENDIVVNICKMKQMTNMRSANKDQTTGMKKPRIMSLEQSLEYLNEDEYCEITPESIRLRKKILDKNEREKAAKKKKYADTK; translated from the coding sequence GTGAACATTCGTAAAGATTTACGTAATATTGCCATTATTGCCCATGTAGACCATGGGAAAACAACGTTAGTAGATAAATTATTACATCAGTCCGGAACATTCCGTACTAATGAGCATGTTGAAGAACGTGCGATGGATTCAAATGACCTTGAGCGTGAGCGTGGAATTACAATTTTAGCGAAAAACACAGCTATTAATTATAAAGATACGCGTATCAACATCATGGATACGCCAGGACATGCTGACTTCGGTGGAGAAGTTGAGCGTATTATGAAAATGGTAGACGGTGTTCTACTTGTAGTAGATGCATACGAAGGATGTATGCCTCAAACGCGCTTTGTATTGAAAAAAGCATTAGAGCAAAACTTAACGCCGATTGTTGTTGTTAACAAAATCGACCGTGACTTTGCTCGTCCAACTGAAGTAGTTGATGAAGTAATTGACTTATTTATTGAACTAGGTGCAAGCGAGGAACAAATTGAGTTCCCTGTTGTTTATGCTTCAGCAATCAACGGAACAGCTAGCACGAACCCTGAAAAGCAAGATGAGAACATGTCATCTCTATTTGACTCAATCATTGAGCACATTCCAGCACCAGTAGACAACAGCGACGAACCACTTCAATTCCAAGTGGCAATGCTTGACTACAATGACTATCTTGGTCGTATCGGTGTAGGTCGCGTATTCCGCGGAACAATGAAAGTAGGCCAGCAAGTTGCATTAATGAAGCTTGACGGTACGGTAAAACAATTCCGCGTAACAAAATTATTCGGTTTCCTAGGCTTAAAGCGTGTTGAAATCGAAGAAGCAAAAGCAGGAGACTTGATCGCTGTATCAGGAATGGAAGACATCAACGTAGGTGAAACAGTATGTCCGTTTGACCACCAAGATGCACTGCCAATTTTACGTATTGATGAACCTACTTTACAAATGACGTTCTTAGTAAACAATTCACCGTTTGCTGGTCGTGAAGGTAAGTTTGTTACATCTCGTAAAATTGAAGAGCGCTTAATGTCTGAACTTGAGACAGATGTAAGTTTACGCGTGGAAAATACTGATTCACCGGATGTATGGGTCGTTTCAGGACGTGGAGAACTTCATTTATCTATTTTAATTGAAAATATGCGTCGTGAAGGATATGAGATTCAAGTATCAAAACCTGAAGTAATCGTTCGTGAAATTGATGGCGTTCGCTGTGAGCCAGTTGAACGTGTTCAAATCGACGTGCCTGAAGAACATACGGGTTCTATTATGGAATCAATGGGTGCTCGTAAAGGTGAAATGGTTGATATGATTAACAACGGCAGCGGTCAAGTTCGTTTGATCTTTATGGTTCCTGCACGTGGTTTAATCGGTTATACAACTGAGTTCTTATCGTTAACTCGTGGATTCGGTATCATTAACCATTCATTTGATAGCTACCAACCAATGCAGCAAGGTCAAGTTGGAGGTCGCCGTCAAGGTGTGCTTGTTTCTATGGAAAGCGGTAAATCATCTACTTATGGAATCCAAGGCGTAGAAGACCGCGGTACAATTTTCGTTGAGCCAGGTACAGAAGTATACGAAGGTATGATCGTAGGAGAACACACTCGTGAAAATGATATCGTTGTTAACATCTGTAAAATGAAGCAAATGACGAATATGCGTTCTGCTAATAAAGATCAAACAACAGGTATGAAAAAACCTCGTATTATGTCTCTAGAGCAATCACTTGAATATTTAAACGAAGATGAATATTGTGAAATCACACCAGAATCTATTCGTCTACGTAAAAAAATTCTTGATAAAAATGAGCGTGAAAAAGCAGCGAAAAAGAAAAAATACGCTGACACAAAATAA
- a CDS encoding YlaH-like family protein gives MDVKEHLSFFAALYQVDEHAKIGMWLLYFTILGLSVLVYKLGFAKKLPLLKSVVIYLFLAFGCTILTFLGIFLPVAEGLVVAALVLIIYKIRLYQAKKQNSTLGS, from the coding sequence ATGGATGTAAAAGAACACCTTTCATTTTTTGCTGCTCTGTATCAAGTAGATGAACATGCAAAAATAGGAATGTGGCTGTTATACTTTACCATTTTAGGGCTATCTGTTCTCGTGTACAAACTCGGGTTTGCAAAGAAGCTGCCGCTTTTAAAATCTGTGGTTATTTATCTATTTTTAGCTTTTGGATGTACGATCTTAACGTTTTTAGGCATTTTTTTACCTGTAGCTGAAGGGCTTGTGGTTGCAGCTCTTGTATTGATTATTTATAAAATACGGCTGTATCAGGCTAAGAAGCAAAACTCCACGTTGGGTTCATAA
- a CDS encoding YlaI family protein, with product MRVQCVMCDKIETIEDETLVAKRLRNRPIHTYMCNECSERIEKRTKERIATGNFKLYESKKTEEDW from the coding sequence ATGAGAGTACAATGTGTCATGTGCGATAAAATCGAAACAATTGAGGATGAAACGCTCGTGGCAAAACGACTGCGCAACCGTCCTATCCATACATATATGTGCAATGAATGTTCTGAACGGATTGAAAAACGAACAAAAGAACGCATAGCTACTGGTAACTTTAAACTATATGAGTCGAAAAAGACAGAGGAGGATTGGTAA